The Armatimonadota bacterium genome has a window encoding:
- a CDS encoding sugar ABC transporter permease translates to MTSEPVSTAQRRRRRNWDRWSGYLFALPYLILFGMFLIAPLIYGLGISFFRWDLLSPVPPKLIGVANYRESFSDPYFWKALWATLRFVVMAVPFTIGSALIMALGLHSVAASRQSMYRAAYFLPTILTISVVGILWRWFYNSEFGVFNAYLSAFGIKVPWLTSTGVAMKSIALMTLWWTTGGPMVVLLAGLHDIPAQFREAASLDGASSWQQFRHVTIPLLRPVLLFVMVMNIIGSFQVFGQTYMITSGGPEMSTRSLVQFIYETAFNNYRMGYAAALSWILFVVIAIFSFGQFRLMRER, encoded by the coding sequence ATGACGAGTGAACCCGTTTCGACCGCACAACGGCGACGAAGGCGAAACTGGGACCGGTGGTCCGGCTACCTGTTCGCCCTGCCCTACCTGATTCTGTTCGGGATGTTTCTGATCGCACCCCTCATCTACGGGCTCGGGATCTCGTTCTTCCGCTGGGATCTGCTGTCGCCGGTGCCGCCGAAGCTCATCGGCGTGGCCAATTACCGCGAGAGTTTCAGCGATCCCTATTTCTGGAAAGCCCTCTGGGCGACCCTGCGGTTCGTGGTGATGGCGGTGCCGTTCACCATCGGCTCCGCCCTCATCATGGCCCTTGGCCTGCACTCCGTGGCAGCCTCGCGCCAGAGCATGTATCGGGCGGCATACTTCCTGCCGACCATCCTCACCATCTCGGTCGTGGGCATCCTCTGGCGATGGTTCTACAACAGCGAGTTCGGCGTGTTCAACGCCTATCTGAGCGCTTTCGGCATAAAGGTCCCCTGGTTGACGAGCACTGGAGTCGCCATGAAGTCGATCGCGCTCATGACGCTATGGTGGACAACCGGCGGCCCGATGGTCGTTCTGCTGGCGGGTTTGCACGACATCCCTGCCCAGTTCCGTGAGGCAGCGTCGCTGGACGGCGCATCGAGCTGGCAGCAGTTCCGGCACGTCACCATCCCGCTCCTCCGTCCGGTTCTCCTGTTCGTGATGGTGATGAACATCATCGGGAGCTTCCAGGTGTTCGGCCAGACCTACATGATCACGAGCGGCGGGCCGGAAATGTCAACGCGCTCTCTCGTTCAGTTCATCTATGAAACGGCGTTCAACAACTACCGCATGGGCTATGCCGCCGCGCTGAGCTGGATATTGTTCGTGGTGATCGCCATCTTTTCCTTTGGCCAGTTCCGGTTGATGAGGGAGCGCTGA
- the gltB gene encoding glutamate synthase large subunit, producing the protein MTANGMPTRQGLYDPGLEHDSCGVGFVADIKGRASHDILRQALTILVNLDHRGARGSDANSGDGAGVLIQIPHAFFKAVTDFDLPAPGEYGIGMLFLPQDPLARTACEAGLETIVHEEGQEVIGWRTVPTRSDTLGETASASQPYVRQVFIRRSASVKDVQGFERKLYVIRKRAEKALRHAEWAVGAETFYVNSMSARTLVYKGMLTPQQVDEFYPDLADTSIVTAIALVHSRFSTNTFPSWERAHPYRYTLHNGEINTLRGNVNWMRAREGQMASYVFGNDLKKVLPIIDPNGSDSAMFDNWLELLVLAGRSLPHAVMMMIPEPWAGHDTMTEELKAFYEFHSSLIEPWDGPAAMAFTDGIRICSVLDRNGLRPARYWVTTDDKVILASEVGVLNIPPEQIAKKGRIRPGRMLVIDTEQGRVIPDKEIEHELAAEYPYRQWLDDNLVPLENLPAPPHVSVRQHTTILKRLKVFGYTYEDLRLILQPMAKDGIEPVGSMGADTPLAVLSDHPQLLYNYFQQIFAQVTNPPIDAIREEIVTATETVIGPERNLLHPEPASCHQIRLKYPILSNYELEQIRHNTSPGLKAITMSIVYKVADGGAGLEAAMERLYRESRRAIAEGCNILILSDRAVDKDHAPIPALLAVSGLHHHLVREEMRTKVGLVLESGEPREVHHVALLVGYGAGAINPYLAYEAIHDMIGEGWLPGTTEAEAEKKYAKALAKGVVKTMSKMGISTIQSYRGAQVFEAIGIHHSVIDRYFTGTPSRIEGIGMREIAREVQLRHEAAFSDRPAEFVTLDSGGQYQWRSDGEYHLYNPESINTLQSACRAGDYNLFRQFTSSVNAESEHRCTLRGLLDLKLAREPLPLTEVESVDSIVKRFKTGAMSYGSISKEAHESLAIAMNRLGGKSNTGEGGEDPERYIPDENGDSRCSAIKQVASARFGVTSEYLVNAKEIQIKMAQGAKPGEGGQLPGNKVYPWIAKVRHSTPGVGLISPPPHHDIYSIEDLAELIHDLKNANEQARISVKLVSVVGVGTIAAGVAKAHADVVLISGYDGGTGASPRSSVLHTGLPWELGLAETHQTLMLNDLRSRIVIETDGKLMTGRDVVVAALLGAEEFGFATAPLIVLGCVMMRVCHLDTCPVGVATQNPELRKCFKGDPAHVENFMRFIAQEMREWMAKLGFRSVGEMVGRTDKLDAHTAVEHWKARGLDLSAILHMPDVADNVGRCCGIPQQHGIERSMDREVLMYIAEPALEHGTPVSATLPIRNTNRATGTILGSEVTRRYGAAGLPDDTISLHFQGSAGQSFGAFIPKGVSLTLEGDGNDYVGKGLSGGKIIVFPPRTSPFVAEENVIIGNVAFYGATGGEAYVRGVAGERFCVRNSGATAVVEGIGDHGCEYMTGGRVVVLGRIGRNFAAGMSGGIAYVIDEAGDFSRRYNRDMVTLGRLEDPEEIAEVQGIIRRHVENTCSARGAAVLEKWDEMCPRFVKVLPNDYRRMVDAIERAEASGLSGDEAIMAAFEENKRDLARVGGN; encoded by the coding sequence ATGACAGCAAACGGGATGCCCACCCGTCAAGGCTTATATGACCCAGGACTGGAGCACGATTCGTGCGGGGTCGGATTTGTTGCGGATATTAAGGGTCGAGCCTCGCACGACATCCTGCGGCAGGCTCTGACGATCCTGGTAAACCTCGATCACCGGGGCGCCCGGGGCTCCGATGCGAATTCCGGTGACGGCGCGGGAGTGCTCATCCAGATTCCGCATGCATTCTTCAAGGCGGTCACCGATTTCGACCTGCCCGCGCCTGGGGAATACGGCATCGGCATGCTCTTCCTTCCCCAGGACCCGCTTGCCCGCACGGCCTGCGAGGCGGGGCTGGAAACCATCGTGCATGAGGAAGGCCAGGAGGTCATCGGCTGGCGAACGGTGCCGACGCGCAGCGACACGCTTGGCGAAACCGCCAGCGCGTCCCAGCCATACGTCCGGCAGGTGTTCATCCGCCGCAGCGCGAGCGTGAAGGACGTCCAGGGGTTTGAACGAAAACTTTATGTGATCCGTAAACGGGCTGAGAAGGCACTGCGCCACGCGGAATGGGCGGTGGGCGCAGAGACATTTTACGTCAACAGCATGTCCGCCCGCACGCTGGTGTACAAGGGGATGCTCACTCCGCAGCAGGTAGATGAGTTCTACCCGGACCTTGCGGACACGTCCATCGTCACCGCCATCGCGCTCGTTCACTCCCGGTTCAGCACAAATACGTTCCCCAGTTGGGAGCGCGCGCACCCTTACCGTTACACCCTGCACAACGGAGAGATCAATACTCTGCGCGGAAACGTGAACTGGATGCGCGCTCGCGAAGGCCAGATGGCGTCGTATGTGTTCGGAAACGACTTGAAAAAGGTGCTTCCGATCATCGACCCGAACGGCAGCGATTCCGCGATGTTCGATAACTGGCTGGAATTGCTGGTCCTCGCCGGCAGGTCGCTTCCGCACGCCGTGATGATGATGATCCCGGAACCGTGGGCGGGGCACGACACGATGACGGAAGAGCTCAAGGCGTTCTACGAGTTCCATTCGTCACTCATCGAGCCGTGGGACGGCCCGGCGGCGATGGCCTTCACTGATGGAATCCGCATCTGTTCGGTGCTGGATCGCAACGGTCTCCGGCCTGCCCGCTATTGGGTGACAACCGATGACAAGGTCATCCTGGCCTCGGAAGTGGGAGTGCTGAATATCCCGCCGGAGCAGATCGCCAAGAAGGGCCGGATTCGGCCCGGGCGAATGCTCGTCATCGATACTGAGCAGGGCCGCGTCATACCGGACAAGGAGATTGAGCACGAACTCGCCGCTGAGTATCCTTACCGGCAATGGCTGGACGACAACCTCGTCCCGCTGGAGAACCTTCCGGCGCCACCGCACGTGTCTGTGCGGCAGCATACGACCATTCTGAAGCGCCTCAAGGTGTTCGGATACACGTACGAGGACTTGCGTCTCATCCTGCAGCCGATGGCCAAGGACGGCATAGAGCCGGTGGGCTCGATGGGCGCCGATACGCCGCTTGCGGTGCTTTCGGACCACCCTCAGCTGCTCTACAACTACTTCCAGCAGATTTTCGCGCAGGTTACCAACCCGCCGATCGACGCCATCCGCGAGGAGATCGTTACGGCGACCGAGACCGTCATCGGACCGGAACGGAATCTCCTTCACCCGGAACCGGCCAGCTGCCACCAGATCCGGCTGAAGTACCCCATCCTGAGCAATTATGAGCTCGAGCAGATCCGCCACAATACATCGCCCGGGTTGAAGGCGATCACTATGTCGATCGTCTACAAGGTGGCGGACGGTGGCGCCGGCCTGGAGGCCGCGATGGAGCGCCTCTACCGTGAATCGCGGCGGGCGATCGCAGAAGGCTGCAACATCCTGATTCTGTCGGACCGCGCGGTTGACAAGGACCACGCTCCGATCCCGGCGCTTCTGGCGGTTTCGGGCCTGCATCATCACCTCGTGCGCGAGGAAATGAGGACCAAGGTAGGCCTCGTCCTCGAATCCGGTGAGCCGCGCGAGGTGCATCACGTTGCGCTGCTGGTGGGATATGGCGCGGGCGCCATCAACCCGTATCTGGCCTACGAGGCGATCCACGATATGATCGGGGAAGGCTGGCTGCCCGGAACGACGGAGGCGGAAGCCGAGAAGAAATACGCCAAGGCACTCGCGAAGGGCGTCGTCAAGACGATGTCCAAGATGGGGATCTCAACGATTCAGAGTTACCGCGGCGCGCAGGTGTTCGAGGCGATCGGCATCCATCATTCGGTCATCGACCGGTATTTCACTGGCACACCGTCCCGCATCGAGGGGATCGGGATGAGGGAGATCGCGCGCGAGGTGCAACTGCGCCATGAAGCTGCGTTCTCGGACCGACCGGCCGAGTTCGTGACGCTGGACTCGGGTGGCCAGTACCAGTGGCGATCCGATGGCGAGTACCACCTGTATAACCCCGAGTCGATCAATACGCTGCAGTCTGCCTGCCGCGCGGGCGACTACAACCTCTTCCGGCAGTTCACATCAAGCGTAAATGCCGAATCGGAGCACCGTTGCACGCTGCGGGGGCTCCTCGACCTCAAATTGGCACGCGAGCCGCTCCCTCTGACGGAGGTTGAGTCCGTAGACTCGATCGTCAAGAGGTTCAAGACCGGGGCTATGTCCTACGGTTCCATCAGCAAGGAGGCGCACGAGAGCCTCGCTATCGCCATGAACCGTCTTGGCGGCAAGAGCAATACGGGTGAGGGCGGGGAAGACCCGGAGCGCTACATCCCGGACGAAAACGGCGACTCACGGTGCAGCGCGATCAAGCAGGTTGCATCCGCGCGGTTTGGAGTGACCAGCGAATATCTGGTCAATGCCAAAGAGATTCAGATCAAAATGGCGCAGGGCGCGAAGCCCGGCGAAGGCGGTCAGCTTCCCGGTAACAAGGTCTACCCCTGGATCGCGAAGGTTCGCCACTCCACGCCGGGGGTCGGGCTCATTTCGCCGCCGCCGCACCACGACATCTACTCGATCGAAGACCTGGCGGAGTTGATCCATGACCTCAAGAACGCTAACGAGCAGGCGCGCATCAGCGTGAAACTCGTCAGCGTAGTCGGTGTTGGCACGATCGCGGCCGGCGTGGCGAAAGCGCACGCGGACGTCGTGCTGATCAGCGGTTACGATGGCGGGACCGGCGCTTCACCCCGAAGCAGCGTTCTTCATACCGGGCTGCCGTGGGAACTGGGCCTGGCCGAAACGCATCAGACGCTGATGCTCAACGATCTGCGAAGCCGGATCGTCATCGAGACGGACGGCAAATTGATGACGGGGCGCGACGTGGTGGTGGCGGCGCTCCTCGGGGCCGAGGAGTTCGGATTTGCCACGGCGCCGCTCATTGTACTCGGCTGCGTGATGATGCGCGTTTGCCATCTGGACACCTGCCCCGTCGGAGTAGCCACGCAGAACCCTGAATTGCGAAAATGCTTCAAAGGCGATCCGGCGCACGTTGAGAATTTCATGCGGTTCATTGCGCAGGAGATGCGTGAATGGATGGCTAAATTGGGCTTTCGCTCCGTCGGGGAGATGGTTGGCCGCACCGACAAACTGGACGCCCACACGGCGGTTGAACACTGGAAGGCGCGAGGGCTCGACCTGTCCGCGATCCTGCACATGCCGGACGTCGCGGACAATGTAGGCCGTTGCTGCGGCATCCCTCAGCAGCACGGAATCGAACGGTCGATGGACCGCGAGGTGCTGATGTACATCGCCGAGCCGGCGCTGGAGCATGGAACGCCGGTCTCTGCGACGCTGCCGATCCGTAACACGAACCGGGCAACGGGGACCATTCTAGGGAGCGAAGTCACCCGTCGTTACGGGGCCGCCGGTCTTCCGGACGACACCATCAGCCTCCATTTCCAGGGTTCGGCGGGACAGAGCTTCGGCGCGTTCATCCCCAAAGGCGTGTCCCTGACGCTGGAAGGCGACGGCAATGACTACGTTGGCAAAGGGCTCTCCGGCGGCAAAATCATCGTCTTCCCACCGCGCACTTCGCCGTTTGTGGCGGAAGAGAACGTGATCATCGGCAACGTGGCGTTCTACGGCGCCACGGGCGGTGAGGCGTATGTGCGCGGCGTGGCCGGCGAACGGTTCTGCGTGCGAAACAGCGGGGCCACCGCCGTTGTGGAAGGGATCGGCGACCACGGCTGCGAATACATGACGGGCGGTCGCGTGGTCGTTCTCGGGCGGATCGGCCGCAATTTCGCGGCGGGTATGTCTGGCGGCATCGCCTACGTAATCGACGAGGCAGGTGATTTCTCCCGCCGCTATAACCGGGACATGGTGACGCTGGGGCGTCTCGAAGATCCGGAGGAAATAGCCGAGGTTCAGGGAATCATCCGCCGCCACGTCGAAAACACCTGCAGCGCGAGAGGCGCGGCTGTACTTGAAAAGTGGGACGAGATGTGCCCGCGTTTCGTGAAGGTCCTGCCAAACGACTACCGCCGAATGGTCGACGCGATCGAGCGCGCCGAGGCGTCCGGTTTGAGCGGCGACGAAGCAATCATGGCGGCGTTTGAAGAGAACAAGCGCGATCTGGCGCGCGTCGGTGGTAACTAG
- a CDS encoding helix-turn-helix domain-containing protein, whose translation MNKARLSEVRGIDSATLFKALSSDTRRGILRMLQRGPMGISALAQGVGVSRSSVTRHILDLAEEGLVRTETVAGEQGSQKMCRLRYEHVLVSFEGPPTPEPHVEETEMPIGMYSRADVERPCGLASSTGIIGSIDDPQAFLLPERASAQLIWVGRGSVEYVFPNRVPQGAEITRLELAMEICSELAMHRIDCPGDVTVWINEVEIGTWTSFGGFGENRGRLTPTWWWDTRTQYGMLKVWAVDDEGAYVDGSPESANTISQLGLHYKAPVNVRIGIKPDATNLGCFNLFGRHFGNYEQDMILRLHYLDRPKESNP comes from the coding sequence GTGAACAAAGCACGTCTCTCTGAAGTTCGCGGCATCGACAGCGCCACGCTGTTCAAAGCCCTGTCATCCGACACCCGGCGGGGAATTCTGCGCATGCTGCAGAGAGGCCCCATGGGCATCAGTGCCCTCGCCCAGGGTGTGGGCGTTTCCCGTTCGTCCGTTACGCGCCACATTCTGGATCTTGCCGAAGAGGGCCTCGTGAGGACGGAAACCGTAGCCGGCGAACAGGGATCGCAGAAGATGTGCCGCCTTCGCTACGAGCACGTGCTGGTCTCCTTTGAGGGCCCCCCCACCCCCGAGCCGCACGTGGAAGAGACCGAGATGCCCATCGGCATGTACTCCCGGGCGGATGTTGAGCGCCCCTGCGGCCTTGCCAGCTCCACCGGCATCATCGGCTCCATCGACGATCCCCAGGCATTCCTCCTCCCCGAACGCGCCTCCGCCCAGTTGATCTGGGTTGGCCGCGGCTCGGTCGAATATGTCTTCCCGAATCGCGTGCCTCAGGGCGCCGAGATCACCCGCCTCGAACTCGCCATGGAGATCTGTTCGGAACTCGCCATGCACCGGATCGACTGCCCCGGCGACGTGACCGTGTGGATCAACGAAGTGGAAATCGGCACCTGGACATCGTTCGGCGGGTTTGGCGAGAATCGCGGCCGGCTGACGCCGACGTGGTGGTGGGACACTCGCACCCAGTACGGAATGTTGAAGGTATGGGCGGTCGACGATGAAGGGGCTTACGTGGATGGATCGCCGGAATCGGCCAACACGATTTCGCAGCTTGGCCTGCATTACAAAGCACCGGTAAACGTGCGGATCGGAATCAAGCCCGATGCGACGAACCTCGGCTGCTTCAACCTGTTCGGCCGGCATTTCGGCAATTACGAACAGGACATGATCTTGCGCTTGCACTATCTCGACCGCCCGAAAGAGAGCAATCCATGA
- a CDS encoding glutamate synthase subunit beta produces MAKPTGFLEFNRELPIYRSPAERVKDWNEFTSHHSDEILQEQGARCMDCGTPFCHTGAMLKGMATGCPIRNIIPEWNDLVYRGLWQQALERLERTNNFPEFTGRVCPAPCEAGCVLGINNPPVTIKNIEATLADRGWEKGWITPAPPAHRTGKKVAVVGSGPAGLSCAAQLNKVGHLVTVYERADRIGGLLMYGIPNMKLDKSVVQRRVDLLAEEGVTFITGTEVGKDISAKQLTDEFDAVVLCGGATKARDLPTEGRELGGIHLAVDFLRANTQRVLNGEPPADYTSAEGKDVIVIGGGDTGTDCVGTSLRQGCRSVTQFEILPQPPSERAPNNPWPEWPKVLTTDYGQEEAAALFGHDPRVFCIQTERFVGDKSGSVSELHTVQVEWQKDETDRFSPRPIAGSERVWPAQLVLLAMGFLGPEGAALDELGIDRDARSNAKAEHDCFATNVPGVFAAGDMRRGQSLVVWAINEGRGAARECDRYLMGTTELP; encoded by the coding sequence ATGGCAAAGCCAACCGGCTTTCTTGAATTCAATCGCGAACTCCCGATTTACCGCTCACCGGCCGAACGGGTGAAGGACTGGAACGAGTTCACGTCGCACCACTCGGACGAGATACTGCAAGAGCAGGGTGCGCGGTGTATGGACTGCGGCACCCCATTTTGCCATACCGGCGCCATGCTGAAAGGCATGGCTACCGGCTGCCCCATCCGGAACATCATCCCGGAATGGAACGATCTGGTCTACCGTGGCCTGTGGCAACAGGCTCTGGAGCGGCTCGAGAGGACAAACAATTTCCCGGAGTTCACGGGGCGCGTTTGTCCGGCCCCCTGTGAGGCTGGGTGCGTCCTGGGGATCAACAATCCGCCGGTGACCATCAAGAACATCGAAGCCACTCTGGCTGACCGGGGATGGGAGAAGGGCTGGATTACCCCGGCTCCCCCGGCGCACCGCACCGGCAAGAAGGTGGCCGTGGTAGGATCCGGGCCGGCGGGCCTGTCATGCGCCGCGCAGTTGAATAAAGTGGGTCACCTGGTGACCGTTTATGAGCGTGCGGATCGCATTGGCGGCCTGCTGATGTACGGCATCCCGAACATGAAACTGGACAAGTCAGTCGTTCAGCGCCGGGTGGATCTGCTTGCCGAAGAGGGGGTGACGTTCATTACGGGCACCGAAGTCGGCAAGGACATCTCCGCGAAGCAGCTCACGGATGAATTCGATGCCGTCGTGCTGTGCGGCGGCGCGACAAAAGCGAGGGACCTGCCGACAGAAGGCCGCGAACTGGGCGGCATCCACCTGGCCGTGGACTTTCTGCGGGCCAACACCCAGCGCGTGCTCAATGGCGAGCCGCCCGCGGATTACACCTCGGCGGAAGGCAAAGACGTGATCGTGATCGGGGGCGGTGACACAGGCACGGACTGCGTCGGAACGTCCCTTCGTCAGGGCTGCCGCAGCGTGACCCAGTTCGAGATTCTGCCGCAACCTCCGTCGGAGCGGGCGCCCAACAACCCCTGGCCTGAGTGGCCGAAGGTGCTCACCACCGATTATGGCCAGGAAGAGGCCGCCGCACTTTTTGGCCACGACCCCCGTGTGTTCTGTATTCAGACCGAACGCTTCGTCGGGGACAAGAGCGGCAGCGTCTCAGAACTCCACACCGTTCAGGTTGAGTGGCAAAAGGACGAGACCGATCGGTTTTCGCCACGCCCCATTGCCGGATCCGAGCGCGTTTGGCCCGCGCAACTGGTGCTGCTGGCGATGGGATTCCTCGGGCCGGAAGGCGCCGCGCTCGATGAGCTCGGCATCGACCGGGATGCGCGTTCTAACGCCAAGGCGGAGCACGACTGTTTCGCCACGAACGTGCCGGGCGTGTTCGCGGCTGGTGACATGCGGCGGGGCCAGAGCCTCGTGGTATGGGCGATCAATGAGGGCCGGGGCGCCGCCCGTGAATGCGATCGGTACCTCATGGGCACCACCGAACTGCCGTAA
- a CDS encoding ABC transporter substrate-binding protein — protein sequence MTPSLSQAWRRAALLCIAVLASGCGQGAHRKITVRFWNGFTGPDGRTMLRMVKRFNEQNPDVHVVMQRMAWATYYNKLFVAGIGHRAPEVFVIHTRAMNRFAGAGFARPNDDLVNGPSGIDIRDVDANVWNAVKFGGKHYGLPLDVHVMGMYYNKTLFRKAGLVDAQGNPKVPTNRPEFMDAMRRLTKKGQNGGQDQWGFVFTNFESNTYTFMRQFGGEFFTKDYSRCTMNEPRNIAGLQFCSDIVNKYHYAPSPENFDSWIGFRQGKIAMAFEGIYMLADLEKQKNLDFGGAPVPQVDGYHRVWADSHNLCLRSDLKGPELEASWRFMKFLSDNSLDWAAGGQVPVRKSLRRTARFKAMTVQSQFAKQIPLVTYLPSLPFVFEFQTELDLAVEKVLRGNGTTKEALDIATNNVNAVIAREQAARETGGRQP from the coding sequence ATGACACCCTCTTTGTCCCAGGCCTGGCGCCGCGCAGCCCTCTTGTGTATCGCCGTCCTCGCCTCAGGGTGCGGGCAAGGCGCGCACCGCAAGATCACGGTGCGATTCTGGAACGGCTTCACTGGACCCGATGGCCGCACGATGCTCCGAATGGTAAAGCGCTTCAACGAGCAAAACCCGGACGTTCACGTGGTCATGCAGAGGATGGCGTGGGCGACCTACTACAACAAGCTTTTCGTCGCCGGAATAGGCCACCGCGCCCCCGAGGTGTTCGTCATCCATACGCGCGCGATGAATCGATTCGCCGGCGCCGGGTTCGCCCGGCCCAACGACGATCTCGTCAATGGGCCGTCGGGAATCGATATCCGGGACGTGGACGCGAATGTGTGGAACGCGGTCAAGTTCGGAGGAAAGCACTACGGGCTCCCCCTGGACGTGCACGTCATGGGGATGTATTACAACAAGACCCTGTTCCGGAAAGCCGGGCTCGTGGACGCGCAGGGCAACCCCAAGGTGCCGACCAATCGTCCCGAATTCATGGACGCCATGCGGCGGCTCACCAAGAAGGGGCAGAACGGCGGACAGGACCAGTGGGGCTTCGTGTTCACCAATTTCGAGTCGAACACATACACCTTCATGCGGCAGTTCGGCGGTGAGTTCTTCACCAAGGACTACTCGCGCTGCACGATGAACGAGCCCCGCAACATCGCCGGCCTGCAGTTCTGCTCGGACATCGTGAACAAATACCACTACGCGCCGTCTCCGGAGAATTTCGATTCCTGGATCGGTTTCCGACAGGGCAAGATCGCCATGGCCTTCGAGGGCATCTATATGCTCGCGGACCTCGAGAAGCAGAAGAACCTTGACTTCGGCGGCGCCCCCGTCCCACAGGTGGACGGCTATCACCGCGTGTGGGCGGATTCGCACAACCTTTGCCTGCGATCCGATCTCAAAGGCCCGGAACTCGAGGCGTCCTGGCGCTTCATGAAGTTTCTTTCGGACAACAGCCTCGACTGGGCGGCAGGCGGCCAGGTCCCGGTCCGCAAGAGCCTCCGCCGGACCGCTCGATTCAAAGCGATGACGGTGCAGTCGCAATTCGCCAAACAGATTCCGCTAGTAACGTATCTGCCCAGCCTTCCCTTCGTGTTCGAGTTCCAGACGGAGCTCGATCTCGCGGTTGAGAAGGTCTTGCGCGGCAACGGCACGACAAAAGAGGCGCTGGACATCGCCACAAACAACGTGAATGCCGTCATTGCCCGGGAACAGGCGGCGCGGGAAACCGGGGGGAGACAGCCATGA
- a CDS encoding carbohydrate ABC transporter permease — translation MVSTAKQPTTVSPVSARTQRLGRRWLLEALVAAGALIFVLPVAIMLITSLKPDSEIVQFTGLLPKAATLANFREVLGNSEEIPIFRWFFNSVFIAGSVTFLVLTVSSFAAYALARLDLPGGRTVFLIIVSTLMVPGQILLVPVYLILNHLGWLDTPAALIIPAGAGAFGVFLLYQFFLGIPRDLEEAAALDGCSRASILWRVVLPLSRPALATLGIFTFVGAWNDFLGPMVFLDSVDKYTLPVGIALFQSSYYAEYSLTLAASVICTLPVLIAFLLFQKNIIEGIALTGLK, via the coding sequence ATGGTTTCGACCGCAAAACAACCAACTACCGTATCGCCGGTCTCCGCGAGGACGCAAAGGCTTGGGCGCCGCTGGCTGCTGGAGGCGCTGGTCGCGGCGGGAGCGCTCATTTTCGTGCTTCCGGTCGCCATCATGCTGATCACGTCGCTGAAGCCCGACTCGGAGATCGTTCAGTTCACCGGCCTGCTGCCGAAGGCCGCGACGCTGGCCAATTTCCGGGAAGTGCTCGGCAACTCCGAGGAAATACCGATTTTCCGATGGTTCTTCAACAGCGTTTTCATCGCCGGCTCGGTGACGTTCCTGGTCCTGACGGTTTCGTCCTTTGCGGCGTATGCGCTCGCCCGGTTGGACCTGCCCGGCGGACGCACCGTATTCCTGATCATCGTGAGCACGCTCATGGTCCCAGGCCAGATACTGCTGGTGCCGGTTTACCTCATCTTGAACCACCTGGGCTGGCTGGACACGCCCGCCGCGCTGATCATCCCTGCCGGCGCGGGAGCTTTCGGTGTGTTCCTGCTCTATCAGTTCTTCCTGGGTATCCCGCGCGACCTCGAGGAAGCAGCCGCGCTCGATGGATGCTCCCGGGCAAGCATCCTGTGGCGGGTGGTGCTTCCTCTTTCCAGGCCGGCGCTCGCCACGCTCGGAATCTTTACTTTCGTCGGCGCGTGGAACGATTTCCTCGGCCCGATGGTCTTTCTGGATTCCGTGGACAAGTACACCCTGCCGGTCGGCATCGCCCTGTTTCAGAGCTCGTACTACGCGGAATACAGCCTCACGTTGGCCGCCAGCGTGATTTGCACCCTCCCCGTGCTGATCGCGTTCCTCCTCTTCCAGAAGAACATCATCGAGGGAATCGCGCTTACGGGCCTGAAGTGA